In the Vibrio gigantis genome, one interval contains:
- the relA gene encoding GTP diphosphokinase: MVAVRSAHLNPSEQFELESWIASLNQDVKTSNKLIKVYRHCEELLKDHEQASLLLWRGREMIEILVTLSMDRATLIAAQLFPVVSSGVFEREAFEESYGKETVKLIDGVEEMAALGQLNVTLEGSAASGQVDNVRRMLLAMVDDFRCVVIKLAERICNLIEVKKAPDAVRRAAAKECSNIYAPLANRLGIGQLKWEIEDYAFRYQQPDTYKQIAKQLSERRIVREQYITDFVDDLTAEMQRSNINAEVSGRPKHIYSIWRKMQKKGLDFDELFDVRAVRIIADQLQDCYAGLGVVHTKYKHLPSEFDDYVANPKPNGYQSIHTVVLGPEGKTIEIQIRTKQMHEDSELGVAAHWKYKEGASSGRSGYDEKITWLRKLIDWQEEMSDSGEMLDEVRSQVFDDRVYAFTPRGDVVDLPMGATPLDFAYHIHSMVGHRCIGAKVAGRIVPFTHKLSMGDQVEIITQKEPNPSRDWLNPTTGFVHSSRARAKINAWFRAQSREKNLEAGRDILEVELAKVGATLKDADQYALRRFNVNTPDELYAGIGSGDLRINQVVNHINALVNKPTAEEEDKKALEKLLESENKPAQQSRPKKDAVVVEGVDNLMTHLARCCQPIPGDVIKGYITQGRGISVHRADCEQLSELSLHAPERIIDTVWGNGFVGSYILTLRVEALERNGLLKDITSLFSNEKISVTTMKSRIDYKRQLSVMDFDLEVTNIEILSRVTSRVEQIKDVMSVKRLG, encoded by the coding sequence ATGGTTGCGGTACGAAGCGCACATTTAAACCCAAGCGAACAGTTTGAGCTAGAAAGTTGGATTGCGTCACTGAATCAAGACGTAAAGACCTCGAATAAACTGATCAAAGTTTATCGTCACTGTGAAGAGCTATTAAAAGATCACGAGCAAGCATCGCTGTTGCTTTGGCGTGGCCGTGAGATGATCGAAATCTTGGTTACGCTGTCCATGGACCGTGCCACTTTAATTGCAGCACAACTTTTTCCCGTCGTCTCAAGCGGCGTTTTTGAGCGCGAAGCGTTTGAAGAAAGCTACGGTAAAGAAACCGTAAAGTTGATTGATGGCGTTGAAGAAATGGCGGCTTTAGGCCAGTTAAACGTGACTCTTGAAGGCAGCGCTGCCTCGGGTCAAGTTGATAACGTTCGTCGTATGCTACTGGCGATGGTGGATGATTTCCGCTGCGTAGTTATCAAGCTAGCTGAGCGAATCTGTAACCTTATTGAAGTAAAAAAAGCGCCAGATGCTGTACGTCGCGCGGCAGCAAAAGAGTGTTCTAACATCTATGCTCCACTGGCGAACCGTTTAGGTATCGGTCAACTTAAGTGGGAAATCGAAGATTACGCATTCCGCTATCAGCAGCCAGACACCTACAAGCAGATTGCGAAACAGCTGTCTGAGCGTCGTATCGTTCGTGAACAATACATCACAGATTTCGTTGATGATTTAACAGCAGAAATGCAGCGTTCAAACATCAATGCTGAAGTCAGCGGTCGACCAAAACACATCTACAGTATCTGGCGTAAGATGCAGAAGAAAGGCTTGGACTTCGATGAGCTTTTTGACGTGCGTGCTGTGCGTATCATCGCCGACCAGCTTCAAGACTGCTATGCCGGCCTAGGTGTGGTTCATACCAAATACAAACATCTACCAAGTGAATTTGATGACTACGTGGCGAACCCTAAGCCAAATGGTTACCAATCGATTCACACCGTGGTTCTGGGCCCTGAAGGCAAGACCATTGAGATTCAGATCCGTACCAAGCAAATGCACGAAGACTCTGAGTTGGGTGTGGCTGCGCACTGGAAGTACAAAGAAGGTGCTTCAAGCGGGCGCAGTGGTTACGACGAGAAAATCACTTGGTTGCGTAAACTTATCGATTGGCAAGAAGAGATGTCGGACTCTGGCGAGATGCTGGATGAAGTTCGTAGCCAAGTATTCGATGACCGCGTATACGCATTTACACCGCGCGGTGATGTCGTCGATTTACCTATGGGGGCAACTCCGTTGGACTTCGCTTACCACATCCACTCGATGGTTGGACACCGCTGTATCGGTGCAAAAGTAGCGGGACGTATCGTACCGTTTACCCATAAATTATCGATGGGTGATCAGGTTGAAATCATCACTCAAAAAGAACCGAACCCATCACGTGACTGGTTAAATCCAACTACAGGGTTCGTTCATTCAAGCCGGGCTCGTGCGAAGATCAATGCTTGGTTCCGTGCGCAAAGCCGAGAGAAGAACCTCGAAGCGGGTCGAGACATCCTTGAGGTTGAACTAGCGAAAGTCGGTGCAACCCTAAAAGATGCAGACCAATACGCGCTAAGACGCTTTAACGTCAACACGCCAGATGAACTCTATGCTGGTATTGGCAGTGGTGATTTGCGTATCAACCAAGTGGTTAATCACATCAATGCGTTGGTGAATAAGCCGACGGCGGAAGAAGAAGACAAGAAAGCGCTAGAGAAACTGCTTGAGTCGGAAAACAAGCCAGCACAGCAGAGTCGTCCTAAGAAAGACGCGGTAGTGGTTGAGGGCGTTGATAACTTAATGACGCACCTAGCGCGTTGCTGTCAGCCAATCCCAGGCGATGTTATTAAAGGTTACATTACGCAAGGTCGTGGTATCTCAGTGCACCGTGCTGACTGTGAACAGTTGAGTGAGCTAAGCCTGCATGCGCCAGAACGTATTATTGATACTGTCTGGGGCAATGGCTTCGTCGGTTCTTACATCCTAACTCTGCGCGTTGAAGCGCTAGAGCGTAATGGCTTGTTGAAAGACATCACCTCACTGTTCTCGAACGAGAAGATCAGCGTGACAACAATGAAGAGCCGCATTGATTACAAGCGTCAGCTATCGGTAATGGATTTCGATTTGGAAGTGACCAATATTGAGATTCTGAGTCGAGTGACAAGTCGTGTCGAGCAGATCAAAGATGTAATGAGCGTCAAAAGACTAGGCTAG
- the recO gene encoding DNA repair protein RecO: MSEGLQRCFVLHRRPYSESSLILDVFSEEFGRVTLMSKGARSKRSNLKGALQPFTPLLLKWSGNGSMKTLRQAEPISLGLPLAGINLYSAMYVNELIGRVLMAEVPMPALFHDYLHALTELAHNENPEPALRRFELALLSAMGYGVDFLHCAGTGEAIDPSMTYRYREQKGFIASVRRDNLTFMGDELIAISERRFITKEQLKAAKRFTRIALKPYLGGKPLKSRELFMPTIALSRARSIGK; this comes from the coding sequence TTGAGCGAAGGGTTACAGCGATGCTTTGTGTTGCACCGTCGACCATACAGTGAGTCGAGCCTGATCTTGGACGTCTTCAGTGAAGAATTCGGTCGGGTGACGTTGATGTCTAAAGGTGCTCGCAGCAAGCGTTCCAATTTGAAAGGCGCATTGCAACCTTTTACGCCGCTACTGCTTAAGTGGTCTGGTAATGGTTCGATGAAAACCTTACGCCAAGCTGAGCCGATTAGCTTGGGGCTTCCTCTCGCCGGTATCAACCTGTATTCAGCTATGTATGTGAATGAATTAATTGGTCGCGTATTGATGGCGGAAGTGCCTATGCCTGCACTTTTTCACGACTATCTTCATGCTTTAACAGAGCTGGCGCATAATGAAAATCCTGAGCCAGCCCTGCGTCGCTTTGAGTTGGCTCTATTGTCTGCTATGGGTTATGGCGTCGACTTTTTACACTGCGCGGGCACTGGTGAAGCGATTGATCCGAGCATGACTTATCGCTATCGCGAGCAGAAAGGTTTCATCGCATCGGTGCGTCGAGACAACCTGACTTTTATGGGCGATGAACTTATTGCAATTAGTGAACGTAGGTTTATCACTAAAGAGCAGTTAAAAGCGGCAAAACGCTTTACACGCATAGCCTTAAAGCCGTATCTTGGCGGCAAACCATTAAAAAGTAGAGAGCTATTTATGCCAACAATAGCCCTCTCTAGAGCACGGAGTATTGGAAAATGA
- the acpS gene encoding holo-ACP synthase, with protein MAVVGLGTDIAEIERVEKALSRSGDAFAQRILTDAEFEVFQQLKQKGRYLAKRFAAKEAASKALGTGIALGVTFHDFEISNDEHGKPVLSLHKKAREIAEANGTTSIHLTISDERHYAVATVLFES; from the coding sequence ATGGCAGTTGTTGGATTAGGTACAGATATCGCAGAAATTGAACGTGTTGAAAAGGCATTGTCTCGAAGTGGTGACGCTTTTGCTCAGCGTATTTTGACCGATGCTGAATTTGAAGTATTCCAGCAACTGAAGCAAAAAGGGCGTTACCTTGCAAAGCGTTTTGCTGCAAAAGAAGCGGCATCTAAGGCGTTAGGCACGGGGATCGCACTGGGTGTGACCTTCCATGACTTCGAGATTTCAAACGATGAGCATGGCAAGCCCGTTCTGAGCTTGCATAAAAAAGCGCGTGAAATCGCAGAGGCGAACGGTACAACATCGATTCATCTGACTATCTCGGATGAGCGTCACTATGCTGTGGCGACAGTACTATTTGAGTCGTAA
- the lepB gene encoding signal peptidase I encodes MANTFSLILVIVTLVTGIVWALEKFVWAKKRQQKLADVEAQSNGLDAETSAKVTAQPWWVENSVSIFPVIAFVLVLRSFIYEPFQIPSGSMMPTLLVGDFILVEKYAYGLKDPVWRTQLVETGKPERGDSIVFKYPPQPNIDYIKRVVGMPGDTIRYSSRKEICIQAKGTSSCEPVKLSNVEESQFVQDGVPLIQLNEQLGDVEHQILVNPLRRDRVQAYQPRNGVNEWVVPEGQYFVMGDNRDNSADSRYWGFVPEANLVGKAVAIWISFEFERGSDSVLPTWIPTGVRFNRIGGIH; translated from the coding sequence ATGGCTAATACATTTTCGCTTATCTTAGTGATCGTAACTCTAGTGACTGGCATTGTATGGGCGTTGGAAAAGTTTGTGTGGGCGAAGAAGCGCCAACAAAAACTGGCTGACGTTGAAGCGCAATCGAATGGCCTAGACGCTGAAACCAGCGCAAAAGTTACGGCTCAGCCTTGGTGGGTTGAGAACAGTGTTTCCATTTTCCCAGTAATTGCATTTGTTTTGGTTCTGCGTTCATTTATTTATGAACCGTTTCAAATCCCTTCTGGCTCGATGATGCCAACCCTTTTGGTTGGTGATTTCATCTTGGTAGAGAAATACGCGTACGGTCTAAAAGACCCTGTGTGGCGTACTCAACTGGTAGAAACGGGCAAGCCAGAGCGTGGTGATTCAATCGTATTTAAGTACCCACCTCAACCTAATATCGATTACATCAAACGTGTTGTTGGTATGCCAGGTGATACAATTCGCTACAGCAGTCGTAAAGAGATCTGCATTCAAGCGAAGGGCACAAGTAGCTGTGAACCAGTGAAACTAAGTAACGTTGAAGAAAGCCAATTTGTTCAAGATGGTGTGCCTCTGATTCAGCTGAACGAACAGCTTGGAGACGTAGAGCACCAGATATTAGTTAACCCATTACGCCGTGATCGTGTACAAGCATATCAGCCTCGCAATGGTGTTAACGAATGGGTCGTTCCAGAAGGCCAGTACTTTGTGATGGGTGATAACCGTGACAACAGTGCCGATAGCCGTTACTGGGGCTTTGTCCCTGAAGCAAACCTTGTTGGTAAGGCTGTTGCTATTTGGATCAGCTTCGAGTTCGAACGCGGTTCAGACAGTGTACTTCCAACATGGATTCCTACTGGTGTGCGTTTTAATCGCATCGGTGGGATTCATTAA
- the pdxJ gene encoding pyridoxine 5'-phosphate synthase → MSSILLGVNIDHIATLRNARGTKYPDPVHAAEIAERAGADGITIHLREDRRHIVDRDVRILAETLQTRMNLEMAVTDEMVQIALDTKPEFVCLVPEKREELTTEGGLDVVGQLEKIKAATQKLSAAGIKVSLFIDADREQIDAAKACGAPFIELHTGHYADAKTEEDQQDELKKIAAGASYADDLGITVNAGHGLTYHNVAPIAALPEIYELNIGHSIMGRAVFDGLNKAVADMKAVMETARNNA, encoded by the coding sequence ATGAGCTCAATCCTTTTAGGCGTTAATATCGACCATATTGCAACACTACGTAATGCACGTGGTACTAAATACCCAGATCCAGTACACGCAGCTGAAATCGCTGAACGTGCTGGTGCAGATGGCATTACTATTCACCTGCGTGAAGACCGTCGTCATATCGTTGATCGCGATGTGCGTATTCTGGCTGAAACACTTCAAACTCGCATGAACTTGGAGATGGCCGTAACGGACGAGATGGTTCAAATTGCACTCGATACTAAGCCTGAGTTTGTTTGTCTGGTTCCTGAAAAACGTGAAGAACTAACCACTGAAGGTGGCTTGGACGTTGTTGGTCAGCTTGAGAAGATCAAAGCAGCGACACAAAAACTGTCTGCAGCAGGTATCAAGGTGTCTCTGTTTATCGATGCTGACCGTGAGCAAATCGACGCAGCAAAAGCGTGTGGCGCACCGTTCATTGAACTGCACACGGGTCACTATGCTGATGCTAAGACAGAAGAAGACCAACAAGACGAGCTGAAAAAGATTGCTGCTGGTGCAAGCTACGCAGACGATCTTGGTATTACGGTCAATGCGGGTCATGGTCTGACTTACCACAACGTAGCTCCGATTGCGGCACTTCCAGAGATTTACGAGCTGAACATTGGTCACTCAATTATGGGACGTGCGGTGTTTGATGGCTTGAACAAAGCTGTTGCAGACATGAAAGCCGTGATGGAAACAGCACGTAACAACGCTTAG
- the rnc gene encoding ribonuclease III, with protein sequence MNSPIDKLERKIGYQFNDADLIHLALTHRSAAGKHNERLEFLGDSILSFVIADDLYHRFPKVNEGDMSRMRATLVRGHTLAELGREFELGDYLKLGPGELKSGGFRRDSILADAVEAIIGAVYLDSDTETVRGIILSWYQSRLDAIQPGVSQKDPKTRLQEFLQGRRNPLPVYTVTNIKGEAHNQEFTVECEVAGVDKPVIGKGTSRRKAEQAAAETALEQLSNV encoded by the coding sequence ATGAATTCTCCAATTGATAAACTAGAGAGAAAGATTGGCTATCAGTTTAATGATGCCGATCTTATCCACTTGGCGCTAACTCACCGTAGCGCCGCAGGTAAACATAACGAACGTCTTGAGTTTCTGGGCGATTCAATTTTAAGTTTTGTTATCGCTGATGATCTATACCACCGTTTCCCTAAGGTAAACGAAGGTGATATGAGCCGCATGCGCGCAACATTAGTACGTGGTCATACATTGGCAGAACTAGGTCGTGAATTCGAACTAGGAGATTACTTAAAATTAGGTCCAGGTGAGTTGAAGAGTGGCGGTTTCCGTCGTGATTCTATTCTAGCGGATGCTGTTGAAGCGATCATTGGCGCTGTCTATTTAGATAGTGATACCGAGACGGTTCGCGGCATTATTTTAAGCTGGTACCAATCTCGCCTAGATGCTATTCAGCCTGGAGTATCTCAAAAAGATCCGAAAACTCGCCTTCAAGAGTTTTTACAAGGTCGAAGAAATCCTCTACCTGTCTACACAGTGACTAATATTAAAGGTGAAGCACACAACCAAGAGTTTACGGTTGAGTGTGAAGTGGCAGGTGTGGATAAACCTGTTATCGGTAAAGGCACTAGCCGCCGCAAGGCAGAACAAGCGGCTGCTGAAACAGCATTAGAGCAACTAAGCAATGTCTGA
- the era gene encoding GTPase Era, which yields MSDNNQDFDIDAFFSSDSKQTGLPENQHCGFIAIVGRPNVGKSTLLNHILGQKISITSRKPQTTRHRIMGVETEGDYQAIFVDTPGLHIEEKRAINRLMNRAANSSLSDVNLVFFLVDGTHWTDDDEMVLNKLKKTDFPVVLCINKVDNVQDRTNVMQHMMEVSKKMDFIDVVPISAKQGKNIDVLRKHVREHLPKATHHFPEEYVTDRSQRFMASEIIREKLMRFTGDELPYSVTVEIERFDYNPDNDGFHINALILVERTGQKKMVIGKAGEKIKTIGREARIDMEELFGRKVYLETWVKVKSGWADDERALRSLGYIDDL from the coding sequence ATGTCTGATAACAACCAAGATTTCGATATCGATGCATTCTTTTCATCTGATAGCAAACAAACAGGCCTACCGGAAAACCAACACTGTGGCTTCATCGCTATTGTCGGTCGCCCAAATGTAGGTAAGTCGACGCTTCTGAACCATATTCTGGGGCAGAAGATCTCTATTACATCACGTAAACCACAGACGACACGTCACCGTATTATGGGCGTTGAAACTGAGGGTGATTACCAAGCGATCTTTGTTGATACTCCTGGACTTCATATTGAAGAAAAGCGCGCAATCAACCGTTTGATGAACCGTGCGGCGAACAGCTCATTGAGTGATGTAAACCTAGTATTCTTCTTGGTCGATGGTACTCACTGGACTGACGACGATGAGATGGTTCTGAACAAGCTGAAGAAGACCGACTTCCCAGTTGTACTTTGCATCAACAAAGTAGATAACGTTCAAGACCGTACTAACGTCATGCAGCACATGATGGAAGTTTCAAAGAAGATGGACTTCATTGATGTTGTGCCAATCTCAGCGAAGCAAGGTAAAAACATTGATGTACTGCGTAAGCACGTACGTGAACATTTACCAAAAGCGACGCACCACTTTCCAGAAGAGTACGTGACGGATCGCTCGCAACGATTTATGGCATCTGAAATTATCCGTGAAAAGCTAATGCGCTTTACGGGTGACGAGCTACCTTACTCGGTTACGGTTGAGATCGAACGCTTCGATTACAATCCTGATAACGATGGCTTCCACATCAATGCTCTGATTCTTGTTGAACGTACAGGTCAGAAGAAAATGGTGATTGGTAAAGCGGGTGAGAAGATCAAAACGATTGGTCGTGAAGCGCGTATCGATATGGAAGAGCTATTCGGTCGTAAGGTTTACCTAGAGACTTGGGTCAAGGTTAAATCTGGCTGGGCTGATGATGAGCGTGCACTTCGCTCATTAGGCTACATCGACGATCTATAA
- the barA gene encoding two-component sensor histidine kinase BarA, translated as MTRYGLRARVITLTLAPTLIIGLLLSAFFSFNRYQDLEGQVVNTGTSIIEPLAIASESGMKLESRESVRQLISYAHRKNSKLVRSIAVFDERHELFVTSNFHPDFESLTYPKDKPIPHLSSSNLLDNTLILRTPIIAEGQYINSANGQSQANQAIGYIAIELDLSSLRLQQYQEVFSAFLVLILGLGLSGVFAFRLMHDVTQPITHMKNMVDRIRRGHLDVRIEGKMHGELDSLKNGINAMAVSLSEYHVEMQHSIDQATSDLRETLEQLEIQNVELDIAKKRAQEAARVKSEFLANMSHELRTPLNGVIGFTRQMLKTHLSNSQTDYLQTIERSANNLLSIINDILDFSKLEAGKLALENIPFEFQASLEEVVNLQATNAHEKGLELTLKIDPKVPPGVVGDPLRIQQILTNLVGNSIKFTERGNIDISVELRSQSEDSIELQFMVRDTGIGISERQQAQLFQAFSQADASISRRYGGTGLGLVITQKLVSQMGGEISLTSRLHQGSTFWFTLRLSTTDMPMTELIETQCLQDKQLLLIEPNMQAASITQQILTQEGLVVTYRSVMPDETTSYDYVLLNLAANQEYQFDTVSGWAIGAKKIAQNVIIGTPSTELALGEQLMKEVDVQCITKPLSRKKLLQTLVSNQAPTLIAPAIETHSEEKLPLTVMAVDDNPANLKLITALLKERVETVISCTSGQQAIDKAKDTPFDIIFMDIQMPQMDGVTACQNIKKLANNENTPVIAVTAHAMIGERDRLLEAGMDDYLTKPIEEHVLQQVLIHWSPTSEVEHIEKIDPDHPAVSAEVDSGPISETEASVHKNIIIDWQAAMKQAANKEDLARDMLQMLVDFIPEVYEAADKAIEDSSYPVEELIHIIHKMHGSSSYSGVPRLKSVCATIEKELRSGTSVEDIEPELFELQDELDKVQATAIHYLKPSNN; from the coding sequence ATGACCAGATATGGCTTAAGAGCCCGTGTAATTACCTTAACTCTAGCTCCAACCCTGATTATTGGGTTGCTATTGAGTGCATTTTTCTCATTTAACCGCTATCAAGACCTTGAGGGGCAAGTGGTTAACACTGGTACTAGCATCATTGAACCACTTGCGATTGCGAGTGAATCAGGCATGAAGCTCGAAAGTCGAGAGTCTGTTCGTCAGCTTATTAGCTATGCACATAGGAAAAATTCTAAGCTAGTGCGCAGCATCGCGGTGTTTGATGAACGTCATGAGTTGTTTGTAACCTCAAACTTTCATCCTGACTTTGAAAGCCTGACTTATCCGAAAGATAAACCGATCCCGCATTTGAGCTCATCGAACCTGCTCGATAACACGCTGATTCTGCGAACGCCGATCATAGCCGAAGGCCAATACATCAATTCAGCCAACGGTCAGTCTCAAGCCAACCAAGCGATCGGTTATATTGCGATTGAATTAGACTTATCTTCTCTTCGATTGCAGCAATATCAAGAGGTATTCTCAGCCTTCTTGGTGTTGATTCTTGGGCTTGGTTTATCGGGCGTGTTTGCCTTCCGCTTGATGCACGATGTCACCCAACCGATCACACACATGAAAAACATGGTTGACCGAATTCGTCGAGGTCATCTAGATGTGCGCATCGAAGGTAAAATGCACGGTGAGCTAGATTCGCTGAAAAACGGTATCAACGCGATGGCGGTATCGCTGTCAGAATATCACGTTGAGATGCAGCACAGTATCGACCAAGCGACCTCCGATCTACGGGAAACCCTCGAGCAATTAGAAATTCAAAACGTTGAGTTAGACATCGCGAAGAAGCGAGCTCAAGAAGCGGCTCGTGTTAAATCTGAATTCTTGGCTAATATGTCTCACGAGCTGAGAACCCCACTCAACGGTGTGATTGGTTTTACTCGTCAAATGCTCAAGACTCACCTATCGAACAGTCAAACCGATTATCTGCAAACTATTGAACGCTCGGCAAACAACCTACTTAGCATCATCAACGATATCTTGGACTTCTCGAAACTTGAAGCTGGTAAACTGGCCCTAGAAAATATCCCATTTGAGTTCCAAGCCAGCCTTGAAGAGGTAGTAAACCTTCAAGCAACCAACGCTCATGAGAAAGGTCTTGAGCTGACATTGAAGATCGATCCTAAAGTGCCGCCAGGCGTGGTGGGCGATCCGCTGCGTATTCAACAGATCCTGACTAACCTCGTTGGCAACTCAATCAAGTTTACGGAGCGCGGCAACATCGATATCAGTGTTGAGCTTCGCTCACAAAGCGAAGACAGTATCGAGTTGCAGTTTATGGTTCGCGATACCGGCATTGGTATCTCAGAGCGTCAACAAGCTCAGTTGTTCCAAGCCTTTAGCCAAGCGGACGCAAGTATCTCTCGTCGTTATGGTGGTACAGGTTTAGGTCTGGTTATCACCCAAAAACTGGTCAGCCAAATGGGTGGTGAGATCAGCCTAACCAGTCGTCTTCACCAAGGTTCAACCTTCTGGTTCACCTTGAGACTATCAACAACTGATATGCCGATGACTGAGCTGATTGAGACTCAGTGCCTACAAGACAAACAACTTCTGCTGATCGAGCCAAACATGCAAGCAGCATCGATTACTCAGCAAATCCTAACCCAAGAAGGCTTAGTGGTAACGTATCGTTCGGTTATGCCAGACGAAACTACCTCGTATGACTACGTTCTGCTTAACCTAGCCGCGAACCAAGAGTATCAATTTGATACCGTGAGTGGTTGGGCGATTGGCGCGAAGAAAATTGCTCAAAACGTGATAATTGGTACACCAAGTACCGAACTAGCGCTGGGTGAGCAGCTAATGAAAGAAGTCGATGTTCAGTGCATCACTAAGCCTCTTTCTCGTAAGAAGTTGCTGCAAACTCTGGTATCGAATCAAGCACCCACCTTGATTGCGCCAGCCATTGAAACCCATTCAGAAGAGAAGCTGCCGCTTACTGTCATGGCAGTAGACGATAACCCTGCTAACCTGAAACTTATCACCGCGTTACTTAAAGAGCGCGTAGAAACTGTCATCAGTTGCACCAGTGGTCAACAGGCTATCGACAAAGCCAAAGACACGCCATTTGATATCATCTTCATGGATATTCAAATGCCACAGATGGATGGTGTCACTGCTTGCCAGAACATCAAGAAGCTAGCGAACAATGAGAATACGCCAGTGATTGCCGTTACTGCGCACGCAATGATTGGCGAACGTGATCGACTGCTTGAAGCTGGTATGGATGACTATCTAACCAAACCCATTGAAGAGCATGTTTTACAACAGGTGCTGATTCATTGGAGTCCAACCTCCGAAGTTGAGCACATCGAAAAGATAGATCCAGACCACCCAGCAGTCTCAGCTGAAGTCGACAGCGGCCCAATATCAGAAACTGAAGCCAGCGTGCACAAAAACATCATCATCGATTGGCAAGCTGCGATGAAACAAGCCGCCAATAAAGAAGACCTCGCTCGCGATATGCTGCAAATGCTCGTCGACTTTATTCCAGAGGTTTATGAAGCAGCAGACAAAGCGATAGAAGATAGTAGCTACCCAGTTGAAGAACTGATACACATCATCCATAAGATGCATGGCAGCAGCTCGTATAGCGGCGTACCAAGGCTGAAATCGGTATGTGCCACGATAGAAAAAGAGCTGCGTTCTGGCACTTCTGTTGAAGACATTGAGCCAGAACTCTTTGAACTTCAAGATGAGCTCGATAAGGTTCAAGCGACCGCGATTCACTACTTGAAACCGAGCAATAATTAG
- the rlmD gene encoding 23S rRNA (uracil(1939)-C(5))-methyltransferase RlmD, with the protein MARFFQPKKKTQLETKHQSVLVERMDHNGAGIAYQKNKPVFIDGALPGEQVVIQLTESKSKFSRAKLIKLLKPSEQRLKPFCKHFNQCGGCHLQHFGYSSQVEHKSQSLTHLMSQYQTANTEVAQPIIGDETGYRRRARISLFVDKKTQQLQFGFRKKQSKQIENITDCAVLDPRLNVLLPKLKNLLNTFNNLTSLGHVELVLGDTGPVMVLRHLKPLVEKDEQALIALAKEEGATLYSMPETDNLVRLVGEAPTYSETGVTLPFEPNHFIQVNQKVNQQMVAQAIEWLEPQSDERVLDLFCGLGNFSLPIAQQSAFVVGVEGVDEMVQQATSNAALNQLSNTEFYQTNLEEDLSSQPWAKEKFDKVLLDPARAGASGIVDQISALGAKRVVYVSCNPATLARDSESLEKQGYQLAKLGMLDMFPHTSHLESMALFIKA; encoded by the coding sequence ATGGCACGTTTTTTCCAACCAAAAAAGAAAACTCAACTCGAGACCAAGCATCAATCGGTTTTGGTTGAACGAATGGATCACAATGGCGCTGGTATCGCTTATCAGAAGAATAAACCAGTTTTCATTGATGGCGCATTGCCCGGTGAGCAGGTGGTTATTCAACTTACTGAGAGCAAAAGTAAGTTTTCGCGAGCTAAGCTTATCAAGTTATTGAAGCCGAGCGAGCAGCGTTTAAAGCCGTTTTGTAAGCACTTTAATCAGTGTGGTGGCTGTCACCTTCAGCACTTCGGTTATTCTTCTCAGGTTGAGCATAAATCGCAATCTCTGACGCACCTGATGAGCCAATACCAAACGGCTAATACTGAAGTTGCACAGCCTATTATAGGTGATGAAACCGGTTATCGACGTCGCGCACGTATCAGCCTATTTGTTGATAAGAAGACACAGCAGCTTCAGTTCGGTTTCCGTAAGAAGCAGAGTAAGCAGATTGAAAACATCACCGATTGTGCCGTGCTTGATCCTCGCCTCAATGTATTGCTGCCAAAACTGAAAAATTTACTCAACACTTTCAACAACCTTACGTCTTTAGGACACGTTGAATTGGTGTTGGGCGATACTGGCCCTGTTATGGTGCTACGCCACCTCAAACCTTTGGTTGAAAAAGATGAACAAGCGCTGATAGCGTTAGCGAAAGAAGAAGGCGCGACGTTGTATTCGATGCCTGAAACCGATAATTTGGTTCGTTTGGTTGGTGAAGCGCCAACCTATAGTGAAACGGGTGTTACCTTACCTTTCGAGCCAAACCACTTCATTCAGGTGAACCAGAAGGTCAACCAGCAGATGGTGGCTCAAGCGATTGAGTGGCTAGAACCTCAATCGGATGAGCGAGTGCTAGACCTGTTTTGTGGTCTAGGTAACTTCAGTTTGCCTATAGCACAACAATCGGCGTTTGTGGTTGGTGTGGAAGGCGTTGATGAAATGGTTCAGCAAGCCACATCTAACGCAGCGTTAAACCAGTTAAGCAATACGGAATTTTACCAAACTAACCTTGAAGAAGACTTATCTTCACAGCCTTGGGCAAAAGAGAAATTCGATAAAGTATTGCTTGACCCGGCACGTGCGGGAGCGAGTGGGATCGTTGATCAAATTTCAGCGTTAGGAGCGAAGCGTGTGGTTTATGTTTCGTGTAATCCTGCTACTCTAGCTAGAGATTCTGAGAGCTTAGAAAAACAAGGTTATCAGTTAGCCAAATTGGGTATGTTGGACATGTTCCCGCACACCAGTCATCTAGAATCGATGGCTCTCTTTATCAAGGCTTAG